Proteins encoded by one window of Nitrospiria bacterium:
- the obgE gene encoding GTPase ObgE — protein sequence MFVDQVKIFVKAGDGGDGCVSFRREKYVPRGGPNGGDGGNGGDILLRATGQLRTLLDLRYQQHYLVPHAEHGQGKDCHGRNSPPLIISVPCGTVIRDAETREQLADLTDEGQEHIVAKGGRGGRGNAAFATSTNRAPRRAEKGRPGEERWLVLELKLLADVGLVGFPNAGKSTLISRISSARPKIAAYPFTTLAPQLGVVTDEDRGSFVVADIPGLIEGAHTGKGLGLQFLRHIERNVFLLYLIDVGESAEKEPVESFEILRRELKAYNPELVEKPFAVAATKLDIQGDGGRLKSLVVYCRRKKYHCLPVSAVTGRGIPDLVRFLGDRVRASRIRVPGGMTSSEKV from the coding sequence GTGTTTGTCGATCAGGTCAAAATATTCGTTAAGGCCGGAGACGGCGGCGACGGTTGCGTCAGCTTTCGACGGGAGAAATACGTTCCGCGGGGGGGGCCCAACGGCGGCGACGGCGGAAACGGAGGGGATATCCTTCTTCGAGCCACCGGCCAACTTCGTACGCTTTTGGATCTGCGATACCAGCAGCACTACCTGGTTCCGCACGCCGAGCACGGTCAGGGCAAGGATTGCCACGGCCGCAACAGTCCGCCGCTGATCATCTCGGTGCCGTGCGGGACAGTCATCCGGGATGCCGAGACCCGGGAGCAACTGGCGGATCTGACGGACGAGGGCCAGGAGCATATTGTGGCCAAAGGCGGCCGGGGCGGGCGAGGCAACGCGGCCTTTGCGACTTCCACGAATCGTGCGCCCCGCCGTGCGGAAAAGGGGCGCCCCGGTGAAGAACGCTGGCTGGTGCTGGAACTCAAACTCCTGGCGGATGTGGGGCTGGTCGGTTTTCCCAACGCCGGAAAGTCCACGCTGATCTCGAGGATTTCATCGGCCCGGCCCAAGATCGCCGCGTATCCTTTCACGACCCTTGCCCCGCAGCTCGGGGTGGTGACCGATGAGGACCGCGGAAGCTTTGTGGTGGCGGATATCCCCGGTTTGATCGAAGGGGCCCACACCGGAAAGGGATTGGGCCTTCAATTCCTCCGGCATATCGAACGAAACGTCTTTCTCCTCTACTTGATCGACGTCGGGGAGTCGGCCGAGAAAGAGCCGGTGGAAAGTTTCGAGATTCTCCGTCGGGAGTTGAAGGCGTACAATCCGGAACTGGTGGAAAAGCCTTTCGCGGTTGCGGCCACCAAGCTGGACATTCAGGGAGACGGCGGCCGGCTCAAGAGCCTCGTCGTTTATTGTCGTCGGAAAAAATATCACTGCCTGCCCGTGTCGGCCGTCACCGGTCGGGGGATTCCCGATCTGGTGCGATTTCTTGGCGACCGGGTTCGGGCGTCGCGAATCCGGGTTCCGGGCGGCATGACGTCATCCGAGAAGGTCTAA
- the rpmA gene encoding 50S ribosomal protein L27, whose protein sequence is MAHKKGQGSTQNGRDSQSKRLGVKAFGGQVVPAGTILVRQRGTRFHPGFNVGTGSDHTLFAKITGVVKFESRTGDRKKISIYPVPEPAR, encoded by the coding sequence ATGGCACATAAAAAAGGACAGGGTTCCACTCAAAACGGCCGCGACAGTCAGTCCAAGCGCCTCGGCGTTAAAGCATTCGGCGGGCAAGTCGTGCCGGCCGGAACCATCCTCGTCCGGCAACGGGGAACCCGGTTCCATCCCGGATTTAATGTGGGGACCGGAAGCGATCACACGCTCTTTGCCAAAATCACCGGCGTGGTCAAGTTTGAAAGCCGGACCGGGGATCGCAAAAAAATCAGCATCTATCCGGTACCGGAACCGGCACGATAG
- the rplU gene encoding 50S ribosomal protein L21 — translation MYAIIETGGKQYRVAPGETVEVEALEGKVGDTVSISRVFMTQAETGTRIGTPVVPGAVVKAEVVAQGRQAKVVVFKKMRRKNYRRTKGHRQIFTRLKITEIQSA, via the coding sequence ATGTATGCCATTATTGAAACGGGTGGGAAGCAGTACCGAGTGGCCCCGGGTGAAACCGTGGAGGTCGAGGCGCTGGAAGGGAAGGTGGGTGACACCGTTTCCATTTCCCGTGTCTTCATGACGCAGGCGGAAACGGGAACCCGAATCGGGACCCCGGTCGTTCCGGGCGCGGTGGTTAAAGCCGAGGTAGTGGCCCAGGGTCGCCAAGCCAAGGTGGTTGTCTTTAAAAAAATGAGACGGAAAAACTACCGACGGACGAAGGGGCATCGGCAGATCTTTACACGGCTCAAGATCACCGAGATCCAGTCGGCCTGA
- a CDS encoding branched-chain amino acid transaminase has protein sequence MIQEASKIWMDGRFIDWKEAKIHVLTHTLHYGLGVFEGLRCYKGKKGSAVFRLKEHVKRLFDSAQIVQIKIPFSPKEIEEAILGTVKVNRLQECYIRPIAFIGYGDMGLYVQKNPIQVAIAAWPWGTYLGDEGIRNGIRAKISSFTRHHVNVSMTRAKVTAYYANSQLAKQEAKEAGYDEAILLDTDGYVAEGPGENIFIVRNGTLKTTPLTSILEGITRNSIIQLAQEKGIPVAQERFTRDEIYIAEEAFFTGTAAEITPIREVDGRVIGTGKPGEITKRLQTSFFDAVTGKDRGHPSWLTPVV, from the coding sequence ATGATTCAGGAAGCATCGAAAATCTGGATGGACGGCCGGTTCATCGACTGGAAAGAGGCCAAGATCCACGTCTTGACCCATACGCTCCACTATGGTCTGGGTGTCTTCGAAGGCCTCCGCTGCTACAAAGGGAAAAAAGGCTCCGCCGTCTTTCGGCTGAAGGAACATGTGAAGCGGCTGTTCGACTCGGCCCAGATTGTCCAGATCAAAATCCCCTTCTCTCCCAAAGAAATCGAGGAAGCCATCCTCGGCACGGTAAAGGTCAACCGGCTGCAAGAATGTTACATCCGCCCTATCGCCTTTATCGGGTACGGAGACATGGGTCTTTATGTCCAGAAAAATCCGATCCAGGTCGCCATTGCGGCGTGGCCCTGGGGCACCTATCTGGGGGACGAGGGAATCCGCAACGGCATCCGAGCCAAAATTTCGTCCTTCACGCGCCACCACGTCAACGTCAGCATGACGCGCGCCAAGGTCACCGCCTATTATGCGAACTCGCAACTGGCCAAACAGGAAGCCAAGGAAGCCGGCTATGATGAGGCGATCCTGCTGGATACGGACGGTTACGTCGCCGAAGGACCGGGCGAGAATATCTTCATCGTCCGGAACGGCACGCTGAAGACGACTCCGCTCACCTCGATCCTGGAGGGCATCACCCGCAACAGCATCATACAACTTGCACAAGAAAAGGGCATCCCGGTGGCGCAGGAACGGTTCACGCGCGACGAGATTTATATCGCCGAAGAGGCGTTTTTTACCGGCACCGCGGCCGAAATCACTCCGATTCGCGAGGTGGACGGACGTGTGATCGGCACCGGAAAACCGGGTGAAATCACCAAGCGGCTTCAAACGTCATTCTTCGACGCCGTGACCGGCAAAGATCGTGGCCACCCATCCTGGTTGACGCCCGTCGTCTGA
- a CDS encoding methylated-DNA--[protein]-cysteine S-methyltransferase, producing MNQELSSRTIYYTLFSSPIGRIGMAATPKGLCQLSLNVISEPTFRRKLQREYHRPVIRSDERFGDLVARLGAYLAGKPIRFHTRFDLLEGTSFQQKVWRALQRIPYGQTRSYQSVAKSIGHPRSFRAVGGACGKNPVAVLIPCHRVIGADGQLAGFTGGLRTKRWLLRSERKYVRGPDRDPDGRIP from the coding sequence TTGAACCAAGAGCTTTCTTCCCGGACCATCTACTACACTCTTTTTTCTTCCCCGATCGGGCGGATTGGAATGGCCGCCACTCCAAAGGGTCTCTGCCAGCTCTCATTGAATGTGATCAGCGAACCGACGTTTCGCAGAAAACTTCAGCGCGAATATCATCGACCGGTCATTCGCAGCGACGAGCGTTTTGGGGACCTCGTGGCTCGGCTTGGGGCTTACCTTGCCGGCAAACCCATCCGCTTCCACACACGATTTGACCTTTTGGAAGGGACCTCCTTTCAACAAAAGGTCTGGCGCGCTCTTCAGCGAATTCCCTACGGACAGACACGCAGCTACCAATCGGTGGCCAAAAGCATCGGTCATCCCCGGAGCTTCCGAGCGGTTGGCGGTGCGTGTGGAAAGAATCCGGTCGCGGTTTTGATTCCCTGTCACCGCGTCATCGGCGCCGATGGGCAACTCGCCGGTTTTACCGGTGGACTCCGGACAAAACGCTGGCTGCTCCGCTCCGAAAGGAAATACGTTCGCGGCCCGGATCGTGATCCGGACGGGAGAATCCCATGA
- a CDS encoding TIGR02266 family protein, which yields MTQASGRDRRKDPRFDVKVKVDYSTREMFVSNYVTNLSKGGVFIQTDDPLPLQSRINLTFFLPDLDIKIEAKGKVVWTYDIKKGTGNIVPGMGIKFTDLSAQHKTLIEDYIHKLSNPSRTSH from the coding sequence ATGACCCAAGCGTCCGGCCGCGACCGGAGGAAGGATCCTCGTTTCGATGTCAAGGTCAAGGTGGATTATTCGACGCGAGAGATGTTTGTCTCGAACTACGTCACCAACCTGAGTAAAGGCGGGGTCTTCATTCAAACCGATGATCCGCTCCCGCTTCAATCCCGGATTAATCTCACATTTTTCCTGCCCGATCTCGACATTAAAATTGAAGCCAAGGGAAAAGTGGTCTGGACCTATGACATTAAAAAGGGAACCGGCAATATCGTCCCCGGAATGGGCATCAAGTTCACGGACCTTTCGGCTCAACATAAGACGTTGATTGAAGATTACATCCATAAATTATCCAATCCGTCCCGAACATCCCATTAA
- a CDS encoding DUF2127 domain-containing protein has translation MAKQEWFLKVIIWELTIKGLLLLLLSAGLLSLINKDLELLTKRLAQILNLDVDKHYISLLLSMAGTLKNALLVEVSAGMFLYGILSWVEAYGLHKRKRWAEYLTAVATGLFIPLEIYEVVSRLSVIRVAVLILNVAVVYYLIKHKELFPNKRLAQAK, from the coding sequence ATGGCCAAACAGGAGTGGTTCCTGAAAGTAATCATCTGGGAGTTGACCATCAAGGGCCTCCTTCTTCTGTTGCTTTCGGCCGGCCTCCTCAGCCTGATCAACAAAGACCTCGAACTTCTTACGAAACGACTGGCTCAGATCCTTAATCTGGACGTGGACAAACATTATATCAGCCTCCTGCTCAGCATGGCCGGAACGTTGAAGAATGCCCTGCTCGTGGAGGTCTCGGCCGGGATGTTTTTGTACGGAATCTTGAGCTGGGTAGAAGCTTACGGGCTTCACAAACGGAAACGGTGGGCGGAATATTTAACGGCGGTCGCAACCGGCTTATTCATTCCGCTGGAGATTTACGAAGTGGTTTCCCGACTCTCCGTAATACGCGTGGCCGTGCTTATACTCAATGTTGCCGTAGTTTATTATCTCATCAAGCACAAAGAACTGTTTCCAAATAAGAGGTTAGCCCAGGCCAAGTAA
- a CDS encoding lytic transglycosylase domain-containing protein — protein sequence MADTDNKIKPTAGPIRFGLVLGVLIQLTILIGFIVGFFQQARPAQPLQISLLSLPNAAEPEGQVISDWWIKDARIGMTDQIRQAKRILLSEPSAFKQISKIHQILHGFHSGLSVQDEERLAELIYQESLRYGYAPELIVSVIMTESSFSQRAYSRKGAIGLMQIKPGTGQEMAEINQISFHGAKALYDPNLNIKLGIQYLALLHQRFGDLKLALTAYNYGPTRIAGYMDRGENIPPGYTRKVLRRYEQLLQENPSDDSPTTDDRQS from the coding sequence ATGGCGGACACGGACAATAAAATTAAACCAACCGCTGGACCGATTCGGTTCGGCCTGGTTTTGGGTGTTCTAATCCAATTGACGATCCTGATCGGATTCATCGTTGGATTCTTCCAGCAGGCCCGTCCGGCCCAGCCGCTTCAGATCTCCCTCTTGTCTCTTCCGAACGCGGCCGAGCCGGAAGGCCAGGTCATTTCCGACTGGTGGATCAAAGACGCCCGGATCGGTATGACGGACCAGATCCGGCAAGCGAAAAGGATTTTGCTTTCCGAGCCATCGGCCTTCAAGCAGATTTCCAAAATTCACCAGATTCTGCACGGTTTTCATTCCGGGCTTTCCGTCCAAGACGAAGAGCGCCTTGCCGAATTGATCTACCAGGAGAGCCTTCGATACGGTTACGCGCCCGAATTAATTGTTTCAGTGATCATGACCGAAAGCTCCTTCTCTCAACGGGCGTATTCCCGTAAGGGTGCGATCGGGTTAATGCAGATCAAACCCGGGACGGGACAGGAAATGGCCGAGATCAATCAAATCTCGTTTCACGGCGCAAAGGCCCTCTACGACCCCAATCTCAACATCAAATTGGGCATCCAGTACCTGGCCTTGCTGCACCAGCGATTCGGGGATCTGAAGCTGGCCCTGACGGCCTATAACTACGGGCCGACTCGAATCGCGGGATACATGGACCGAGGTGAAAACATTCCGCCCGGATACACCCGGAAGGTTCTTCGCCGCTACGAACAACTCCTCCAGGAAAACCCGAGCGATGATTCCCCGACGACCGACGACCGCCAATCCTGA
- the nth gene encoding endonuclease III encodes MDDQAIHSVVRILKREIRKWKVPIVGVVADRSNDPYQVLISCLLSLRTKDSTTAEATERLFRLAKTPAEMIRLSAGTIRKAIYPVGFYRTKARTLLSVSRDLIRRYHARVPDDLEELLTLKGVGRKTANLVITLGFRKYGICVDTHVHRISNRLGYVKTKTPEETEMALRKKLPKRYWIIFNDLLVTYGQNLCKPISPHCSRCPISTHCDRVGVGRSR; translated from the coding sequence ATGGACGATCAAGCGATTCACTCCGTTGTCAGAATTCTCAAACGGGAAATCCGGAAGTGGAAGGTTCCCATTGTCGGGGTGGTGGCCGACCGGTCGAACGATCCCTACCAGGTCCTCATTTCCTGCCTGTTGAGCCTTCGGACCAAGGACAGCACGACGGCGGAAGCGACCGAGCGATTGTTTCGACTGGCGAAGACGCCGGCCGAAATGATCCGGCTGTCGGCCGGAACGATCCGGAAGGCCATCTACCCCGTCGGCTTTTACCGGACCAAGGCCCGGACCCTCCTCTCGGTCAGCCGGGACCTCATCCGGCGGTATCACGCCCGGGTTCCGGACGATCTGGAAGAACTGCTTACGCTCAAAGGAGTCGGGCGCAAGACGGCGAACCTGGTGATCACCTTGGGTTTTCGGAAATATGGAATCTGCGTGGACACGCACGTCCACCGCATCAGCAACCGGCTGGGATACGTCAAGACGAAGACTCCGGAGGAAACCGAGATGGCCCTTCGCAAAAAACTGCCCAAGCGCTATTGGATTATCTTTAACGATCTTTTGGTGACCTACGGTCAAAATCTCTGCAAGCCGATTTCGCCGCACTGCAGCCGGTGTCCGATTTCAACCCATTGCGATCGCGTGGGAGTCGGACGAAGCCGATAG
- a CDS encoding PGPGW domain-containing protein gives MTTRAEREPMVALARKTLIHMVGWTFILLGIVGLFLPVLQGVLFLLIGLLILSKESQRAKDLLHRIEKRYPVQYRKMHEFNERLKKRIRGFVKK, from the coding sequence ATGACGACTAGAGCGGAGCGGGAACCGATGGTGGCCTTGGCCAGAAAGACCCTGATTCATATGGTCGGCTGGACGTTCATCCTGCTCGGGATCGTCGGGCTCTTCCTGCCGGTTCTGCAGGGAGTTTTATTTCTACTGATCGGCCTTCTGATCCTTTCGAAAGAGAGCCAGCGGGCGAAAGACCTCCTTCATCGAATCGAGAAACGGTACCCGGTCCAATACCGGAAAATGCACGAATTCAACGAACGGCTTAAAAAACGGATCCGCGGCTTCGTAAAGAAATAG